TCGTATCAGCTCCTGTTCTCAGGCAGTGTTAATGAGCCATGCACTGATCATGCAACTAtagctctctctctttatctgtctttcactcactcactgtatCTCCTCCAGTACACTTGTTCTCGGGACTGTGTGTCCTGAGAGCCACTGAGTACCAGAGTCCTTTAATCTGGTGTAGATAACAATCATTAAAGCAACATGCAACTATttaaccttaaaataacagcctCAGAATCATTGTGATcgtacactgacttgtaatagggagaatggagcctctttcattcccactctgTGCCCCTGAATACCTGGGTTGAGCGGGTGTGATCTCCCATAGGAAGTGTGTAAGGCTTTACAGCACTACTTTACAAACAGAAGAAGCTCTGAGattctttctgtcatttatcAAGATCATGAGTCTTGTGTCCGTTCCCTGAGTGATCGAGGCTTTGCTGAGCTGTTAGCTTCTGGGGTTGCGCTGCTTACAGTACCTGCAACCACTCAGCCTCGGAGCTCAACAGAGTCTAAAGCACCAGCTTCCCTTTTAGTTTAAGCAAAAGTTAAAGTTATataagctgctttcacacacacactgcgacCCTGAACTTTTCTAGACAGCACCCAGAGAAGCTGTATGTATGAACACATCTAAATCATTTCAACATTAAACAGACTTCACCCTGCCAGCATCCTTGGTATAAAGTCCTGGTGTAACGTCCAATTTAGCCGATGTGTGAATAGAGCAGGTCATTGTCGTGAGAGTTCACAGTGGGCGAGGGGGCGTGTTGATGACATTTCtatcctctcctcctgcagtgcCAATTTCCAGTAGGCGAGAACGAGTCTGACATGAGGAATCTCCATCTGTccactgcatgtgtgaaagtTAACTCCAGACAATGTCCAAAGCTCCAAATtgcttctctcctctttatACTACTGAATATCTTGGCGTTGTGGCCTGTTGGTCGAAGAAAACAACTAATATGAAGATataattttctacattttatagACCAGTCAATTAATATGATAGATGATAGTCAGCTTCAGCCTTGGTACACCCCTTTTCAAATGGTTTACCACTTGGGCATCTGCAGGAGCTTTGGTTTTCTGCCTCTCAGGGATGGATGGTGACCGATTATCAGAAACCCCCCTGCAGCATTAACTGGGTCAAGCAGCATCTACTCAGACTAATATGTATCGTGCCAATCTGGATTTGTCATCTGGCCTTTTCCCAAACCACCTCAGACTCACGCACAGCCTTGCAGactctttgtttgtgtgaagaCAGGCAGGATTTTAAAGAATCACGGTGCACACGGTGTAATCTTATTCTCCAGCAGTTACTATTCAGCTCAGCGGTTCCCACAGGAGCTCTGGACTGACCTTTTCTGCTCTGTCATCATTTTCATGCTGCCTGCTGTAATTGAAACAGTATCAGTCATTGCTGATAAGCCAGGTGGAGCAGCGCCTGGTGAAAACTGCCTCATCACCACAGACCCAGCAGTTTTCATGGCCAGTGTGCCAAAGAAAGTCTCTGTTAATCCTTTTGCTGTGATTCTAAACGAGGGTAAACCTAAGCTGGTGTCAGGAGTGAAGGCGGGGTTtattaaactgacaaaaactgtCACGTTGTGTGTTGACTTGACAAACAGCCTGAGGAAGCAGACGGTGAAATCATGTCATATTTGTCTTTGATTGCAGTCGTCTGGTCCGTTCACCCTAATTATGCAATGCCTTTACGTAATTTGTGCGATTATCTTGTGTTTCGTGGTCTGATTAGGTGACGAAGGGTTTAGCTGCGCTCTTCATCAGGAGAggtcatcctcttcctctttctgtaaTCTGATAGTCAGACTATATGTATGGCAGGGTGACGGTGGAGGTTAGTTCACTtagtaatttttgtttttttgcctaCTTTTTGTGCGAGAGGAAGGttcttctctttgtcatttGAACTTTATCAGTGGAATCAAACATTTAACAGTGAATTTTCCCCAAAGCAGCAGGTGTTAAATGACAATTTCTTTTGTAATCATCtataatttaaaatgaacaaaaacctGCACACTACCTTTCATTGCTCCAAATTCTTGAAGTGCAACGCACATCACCTTTAGCCACCATTTAGCGAGGCAGGTGACAGGTTCCCtccatcagtttttaaaatctccTCAGCAGAAATCTAGATGGTTTGTGTCCCTGTACTCTCTCTGTAGGGGACCTACATAGTCTCCATGTATTTTTGGTAGAAAGTGGCAAACACTGGATGAAATGCGATTATACCCTTCATTGCTCTTTCAGTGCTTTGCATGTGCTTTAAAATGATAGAACACATCTGGAACAATGACACTGCACAGTATAATACAATCTAACACAACAGTTGCACAAACTAAACTCTCAAATAAACCATAGTTGGATCAACATCACTGTAAGCAGGGATTTGTTGCAGACATATTGCTGTTATTTTGCCCATGCCCTGTGTGgtataaatacatatttttttgaaGGTATTAAGGTGGCAGGTGTAAGGATGAAGACAGTTTCCCTCTAttctgctttattcagtgtcaCTAATCAGTGTTGTATCTTCCTCAGGTGCACGTCATTCATGTTCTGTGGCCTGTATGCTGCGCTCGTATTCGGCGGTCAGCACTTCATGAGGGAGAGGCCGAAGCTGAACCTGCGACGCCCGTTAGCCCTGTGGTCGCTCAGCCTGGCCATCTTCAGGTGAGTCCTCTCATGACCtcatcacacaaacacctgcagactgacagctgatttgttttatttctctaaaaacattgactcctctctcttcatatATTTTCCTCATGTCTTAAGGCATGTCCTAAGGTGCAAGGATGAGGGACACAGCACTGAGTCAGACTGCAGGGAGGGAATTTACATATTCACATCTAAAAATGTTGAAACCAGTCAGATGACATGACTGTCACCAACACATTCGTCACTGGATTTAAAGCCGTGAGCTGTGCACTCTAGGAAAAGGCCAAAGCTTTTGCAGAatggaaaatgatttttacaCCTCACCAGCTCAGACCCATATCCTGTGTCAGCACTGCATTATCACACTGCATTAACGTTGCTGTGAATACagggaaaacaaacatctgTCCTCTGACAGCTGCACAAGTTTGTTGTCTCATCTTTCCAAAGAATTCTCCACAACACGTCACCTGTAGTCTGCTAAgtttatgttatttttcatgtttcatagATCGCTGTGTTGTGGAAATACAACAATTAGTCGAGTAATTGAGTAGTCAATAATCAGGAAATGTCACTATATGTGACACTGAAAGTGTTAAAAGGCTGAGCCCCTTCCGCATgctgaaaaaaaacccacaaacaaacaaacaaacaaacaaacatggtgcCTACTTTGTAATCACTGCCAGGAGAGTTTGAACAGTCTGTGACCCACTTGGCAGGtcacagcagcactgctgtCCTGCTCCATCACcggtggatgtgtgtgtggtgcactGAGGCCTCAATCTAATCTTAATCCTAGAGCAGTGGGCATAACCTGCCCTCGCCACCCCTCTTCCATTGGGATGTGATACTGTGAACCAGTGGACTTGCTGTTGAGTGCCATAGAAATCTTTTCACTGGATTTTGTTGACAATACAAATCCCTCAACAAAACAATCTTTACAGAGTCTTGTGAATTAGAAAACGTCATGAAGAAGCCGATGAGACGACTGGGATCCACAGCAGCTTCAAGAATCGTCTTGGAGAgatttcagaatcagaatatcCCTCTGATTCATCAACGTGTCAGGACAATGAAAACTGAAGAGCAAAGCTTTCATTTGACGCTCCGCCCAGTCATTCCAGTCATACGTTAATATTGTCAAGAGCTCGGTTTAGACCTGCTCCTTACAAGAAGTGCCCCGAGATAACATCTGTTGTGAATTCCTGCAGAACAGAGGAGTCATTTCTCCTGTAATATTTTCTAAATTGTAAATTCAATGTGGAAACCAAATATCTGCAGATTGTGCACTTTAAGTATACAGCTCATCTCTGTATTCTTTGTACACTGAACTGAAGCATGTTGGTATTGTTGTGTTGGGCAGGAGAATTCCTTCCTGTAATCTCTGGATCAATGTATGAGTACACCCTACTGTAACTGCAGGGCTCTTAGGTTTTATTGACATTAGAGGGATGAGTAACACTGAGCCTTTATGGCTGTAGAGAACATGTGGAGTCCACTGTCAGGTACCAGTAATGTTTATATGGAAACAAAAGACATGGGTTTGtaaaaatgctgcttttaaGCTGAAGTTCATGACTGTTTGAAAcctaaaagtttttttttctcaccagaaaaatatcaaaattcaATGATGGGTTTGGTACATACGTCTGATGGCTGGTgtagcagaaaaaaatcatttcttgGATGACAAAAACTCTTTTAAGATGCCTTAGGAATGAGTGTGTATTAAAAGTCcatatttggtttgttttgattcagttcagtttgattctTGAAGATTTGATGGCATGAGATACAAATACTTACAGTCTATGAATATGGAACTCAAACTGTCACAGAGAGACCCATCAGGTGAACTCTCTGTGTTTCCCCGATTCAGCAAATGTGAcatatgtacatttatatttattatctTGAATGACAAATAAACCTTTTGGATCATTTAAATCATATGGAAATAGGTTtcaccatatatatatatatatatataactgtaaTAACAAACCAAGTAAAATATAAATTGTACCATTTATAAGAAGGAATCACATCCTTTGCATAACCTTGAGGACAAGgtacacatatttatttaagGACACAGATTTGAAGGTTGATTTAGCATTTTTAACGGCTGATATTGGGTCATTAGGCTGAAAGTTCCTGTGTCCTGAACCAGTTTTCAGTGCAGAACCCTATGTTTCCAGAGCCTCTTAAATTACACAAGGCATTCATTTactaatgtgttttcatgttgtgtggTCACTTTACAGTATCATAGGAGCTTTCAGGACCGGACTCTACATGCTTCACGTCCTCACAACCAGCGGCTTCAGACAGTCGGTGTGTGACACCAGTTTCTACAGCGCCCCCATCACCAAATTCTGGGCATACGCCTTCGTTCTCAGCAAGGCCCCCGAGCTGGGTAAGGCTTCCTGATCCAATCCTTGGTGTCGACTGTACCTTTAACCCCAAACAAGTCATTTCACTTGTGAGGTCTACGTTCCTCTGAGCACTTAAACCTTCCAGTAAATTTATCAGCAATTATCTTAAGAGCTGCCTCGCTGGGGTTGAGATGCTGTCTCCATGTCTGCCGGGTAATCTCGTCTCTTCGTGCTCTCTGTCGGACAGACTTGGCTGATTGCTCTAGGAAATGGAAGCAGATGCTGAGGTGGCGAGAAAATTCTATTAGTGTATGATTGATACAGACGATGTTTCCTCAGCTGCAGGCAGGAGgtacatcttcatcctcctcctggtCAGACCATTACTTCACCACAGCATACagactgtatctgtgtgtgtgttggttagAACATCGTCCTCAGTCAGACGATTTGAGGTTAAATTGAGAAGGAAATGTTTGTAATATTTCTGCATTGCACAGGGAAACTAGGTACACACAGCTGTAGTAAATGCAGCAGGTCAACTTATCTTTCAGATACGTTTAGCAAACCTCACGGTTTGTTTACAAGCtttctgatcatctgactgATGGTGACGATCTGAACAGAACCAGGTTTTATGAAACTGGACTCGTCCTTTAACAGTCATGTATCAGATGTATGCTCATAATGCAGTATAAACTTGTATTTGTAAGGGCTGATGTAATACCTGAGTTTCAGTACTGGATAGTTCcacctttttctttcctcatacGGATTCTGATACCTGAACTGTTCTGAACTCAGCTGATACGGAGAACTGATATTAGATCTGACTCTGTCCCAAATGTAAACACTAAAACTCGCTGTGTGAAAATGATTAGAATCATTTTTATCTAATGTAACAGGAAGCAGGAGATTGCTGTCAGCAGCTCATAGTAACAGAAtgaaggatcttactctttgataaaaaggtctgtgtgtgtaggaaacatatccataatgctgtcagacacttataataacaatctgtttttttaaccagaaacagtGGTTTTATCACTCTGTTCAAAGCCACCATAATTTACCTcacagtggtaaaaacaagcactttagtgaaCATACTTTAATGTGACAGttgtccattggattacattgcagcagctttTTTTGTTCCTGTCAGTCATTTATACCTGAAAACATGGGAGAAGGTTCAAAAATAGCCGGAGTCATCCTTTAAGCCCAGGTGAATActttcatctccttctctgcctccctcaGGTGACACTGTGTTCATCGTACTGCGGAAGCAGCGCCTCATCTTCCTGCACTGGTACCACCACATCACCGTGCTTCTCTACTCCTGGTACTCCTACAAGGACCAGGTAGCGGGTGGCGGCTGGTTCATGACCATGAACTACATGGTTCACTCTTTCATGTACACGTATTATGCGGCCCGGGCGGCCGGCCTGCGGGTGCCCCGACCCTGCGCCATGATCATCACGGCCACCCAGATCCTGCAGATGGTGATGGGGCTGGCCGTGGTGGGCCTGGTGTACTACTGGATGAACGAGGTGCGCTGTCCGTCCAACCTGGGCAACATCACATGGGGGTCTCTCATGTACCTCAGCTACTTGATCCTGTTTGCCTCGTTCTTCTACAACTCCTACCTCAAAGGCTCCTCCAGCGGCAAAGGATCTAAGTCAGAGTAGCATGTCTGCACTGTGCTCAACAGTCGTCTCAAAGAGTGCCATATGCAGAAATGACCAACAGTGAGGGGCCATGAATGTGTGAGTCTCAACTAGGCAACTGGTTGCTCGGTCCTCCTCTTGTTAGGACTTTTTCCAGGCATCTGTAGCTCAAAACAATGATACATCTGTGGATTTAGAGCAgtaggaaggaaggaaagaggagaccGGTTCAGACTCAGCACAGCTTAAATATAATTTCATGATTAGTTGTTAGTACACAATGTAATATTATTATAGAAGCATATGAGGGAGAACCGTGTTTTTTTAAGACTAACACAGCactcatttaaatcatttaaattattGTCTTGGCAAATCACACTCTTGACCAGTATAAAAAAATCAGCCATATGAGGGCCAAGTTTATGTCAGAGGTTTGCATTTTTGTATTGTAATGAAGAGATGTATACCTAAAAGCTCTGAACTAGTAAGAAGTACCTAAgctttttaaattgtttaaggagttgttcaacattttgtgaaatagtCATAACATGAGAAATTCCATATTTAGCCTGGTTTATATTTCTGGATATGATCGACACAGAAATACAAGGCCCTGTTTATATGACAACAATTTTGCTAAAAACTCAAATGTCAGTCCTTCGTGTTTTAAAAAGGTTCAGTAGATGGCAGTGTAACTTGATGAATTTGCAGCACAAATACAGCTTTATAGTCCGCCATAGATGTTGCTGTTCTTTTGTTTGTGCATTGCTATTAGGCTGAATACATAATAGCCAAGCATGAGGTGGGGCAGTGTTCACAGTTTTCATAAGAACTGACAGGTTCAAAAGATTACAATCTGAAACCCAGTTTCAAAGGTTTGCATTTTCACGCCCTCAAGACCTGGTGAATGAAAGGCTAAACCGCTACAAATGTTTACAGTTTTATGCAAAAACCGTTGTGGTGTAAACAGGGCCTGAACAAATCATTAGTCTTATGTCTGGAGTCAGGAAGTAGtggttagcgtagcttagcataaagactgaaggCAGGTGGGAACAGCTAGCTCtgtctaaagaaaaaaacacgTACAAAAACCTCTAaaactttaattaaatttaaatgctGTGCTGGTTGCACAGGTTTTGGCTCATATGGACGTCAGTGCACAGTCACATTCAAGCACAAACATTTCCTTTCACATCATTGTTTGTGTACTGATTTAAAAAGTGATACAGCATGTTAATTTGTAAGCTTTTCAAGTGTTGGTagtgttatttttctctttccacaGAGTCACGTTAGCCATTTCCTCCTGCCTCCTGTTTTTACATTTAGCTGGGTGAACCACATCCTGACTTAATGCACGCAGGAGTGCTGAGATCGATTTTCTCAACTAATGCTCAGATGGAAACCAAATAAGCttattccccaaaatgttgaactgttcctttaaaatcGTGTGTGTTTTAGCCTTTAGCATAACTGTAGTCTGCAGAATAGTAACATTAGGATTACCAGAAGGGAAAGAAGACTTCACATGCACTGAATGACCGAGGgatgttttctcatgtttggTTGTAgcactcaccacacacacacatacactacactacacacagCGTTTAAAGCTGTTAGTCAGAAATACTTCTGTGCTCATGTCACAGATCACCCTCCCTACTTACTCTGCTCATCAACCACATAGCATGTTATCTTTTTATTGGgctgtgtgtggctgcagggAAGCGAGATATGCTAATACACACCGACTAGGTGTtgtttaaaaagggaaaatgaagaTCAGTTTAACCCAGCCTTTACTTCACGTCTGCTCTCACCACACGAGCACTCGATAAGATCACATTCCTTAGCTGACAGACGTCCCAGAGCAAATTACTTCTGTGTACTTGAACGTGACCTGCTGTCCCCGTCCTTCACTGTTCTtgttaaaacatgtttacacactCAGCACATTCTGCCTTCTTTACCTCACCTGAGAACTTACACCGAACAACCACCAGTCTGCGTCTTGATGAACGAGATTGTACAGTTACATTATGAGCTGTACAGTATACATCAGCGGTCAGGTGTATAAAGCTCtgtgtacaaacacaaacactcctgTTTCCTGATGTAATTGTTTGGAAACTGAGAGCACATGCACAAGAATGCAAGCTACATGTAAACACACCCGTAATCGCTTGTTTACACCTAAAACCAAGAGCAGTCAACGAAAAGAACAGCAAAGGAGGAGCATAATACAGCTGATAGTTTCACAGAGAGGTGGCCATTACGCACGGCTGTGGTTATTTAGAACACTTGTATTACAGCCTGTCATTATGTCACATCGTCATAAAAGACCAGGAATAAATCAGTGGTCACTTATTCTGAGACAGACTTTGAAAttaaggattaaaaaaaataaataaatacagggaAATAAGCCCACTGCTgtgaagtaaaaataataacagattTTGAAAAGCAAATCGTATTAACCCAAAACGTAAGACTAATCTTAATGCATTAACTTCATTGGGCAagtgacagacaaaaaaaatgaaggaagagaaagaggagtaAGATATGTAACAAAGGCCCAGAATCAAACAGAGGATCAGGACAAACATACATTCTCTTTTTGCAACTGTAGTTATTTGCCTTTGTCTGGGAGCAATGAAGAAATGCTGCCCTGtagaccaaaacaaaacagtctgCACAGAACAAGGAAATGTAACTCTGTGATGGGTCATTCTATCTCAATATCAAGGGTGGCCAACTCATCTGTATGTGTCTGGGTTTGAGTGCATtctttcatatatatatatatatatatttattattagaTAGACAGACCTACAAGTGAGGTTTGGGCGTGAGCTGGGTTTGTTTCCGTTTATTGTCACAGCCTTACCTCAGGCACAGAGACACTGATTGcatttatttgaatatatgaAACTGACAAGCTAAAATGGGGTGTTTAGTTTAATTAGTGCTCTGTGGACTtgcaaaaaaaaccccacacacCATCAGTGGAACCTGTCTGAATTCTAAACCTAAAGGTTCTGTTTTTTGATTCATATGTTTAATCTcatatgtttaatgttgtttgtcATATCCCTTAAATCTTCATTGATGGCCCTGATCCCTACTTTGAGAAATAAGTGTGAGGTATTCTTCTTTTATAAAAACAAGTTTATGAATGGGAAAAGACCAAGTGCATGGTGTACACAGAGTTTATACATCAGGCCCCTGGATACTGTGTCAGAGCAGAAACGTCCCGTACGTCCTGCGTTTGTCCTTTTCTTCCACTGGCGATCCAGCCCCAGCCCCAGCGTACTGTAGATCCTCACGGGGGTGGATCAACTGACGTGGTTCAAATTCAAGCTAAACTGAACATGACAGTAGTGATTCAGGCGATAACGTGCACATTGAGGTGCTGATCCTGAATCTGCGctcactgagctgctgagaCAGAAGATATGAAGCAGCGTGTCCAGTGTAAATAATAAGAgcctattttttttcttaatataTCACGTTCTCCAGCAGAGGTTTCTCAGTTTTGTTCCAtccagatgttgtgtttttacattacattccTCACATCTGCTGACAAACTGCTCACAACAGAACACCACTTTGCCTCTTTATAGACTCTAAAAGCCATTAATACTTAGTATGTTAAAGGTAATGTGTGTAGCATAATTTCATACTGTCCTATTGTCCTCGTGTCCTGTGTTTTATGCTGTTGCATCTAACCACTATTACTGTTCAGTCCATGGCAGCTTCCTGTGTCTTTGTCATGGAGGAGCTGTGGTTTACATTTGTCTTGTCACCGTCGTcttgtgtgcgtttgtgttaATTACCgtgtttgtgtcagtgatgtAGCTGTAATTACTGTAGGATTTTTTTGAAACTTTCCAGCTGACGAAGTGTGTCTCAGACTTGCCTTCCTGCTGCTTTTGATAATGACAGTGGTTTCATGTCCAGCATCGAATATCCCTGAATCTGAATCTTCACCACCAACATGTTGCCAGAGGTGAAAACTGCCAGTCGTGAGGATGTGagagctgattggctgactTGTTGTACCACCGTTAAACTTTGGAGTTGTAACGGGTCGTGTTTGTGCCAAACAgtgcctctgtttgtttgtttttatcaaacacTGGTTCAGACTCTTGTTGGTCTGTGCGTTACGTCTGTTTCACTCCTGTAGATTCTGCTGTCAACTGCaggtgaaggaaaaaaaaacatttaaagggCTTTAGATGTTGAAATGTTACAATAAATCCATCctggttttaaaaagtcttcAGTCGTTATTTTTGAGATCATCGTGTCACAGAGAACGAAACCAAACTACTTCAGTTAATCTGTTTTCTAAATAAGTTTgtatttcttctctctgtctatctgtgaacacacacacctcgagagaatttcttcaaatttagtACAAGCTCAGTGCAAAGTGAGTGTGTTGCTAATAATTACTCCATGCCTAATGGTGAGTGACTGAAGTATATCACTGTAATTCATTCCAAGgctaaaaatgaaatcaagtcaaaattGTTCATGTTTGTAAGTGACCACTGATGATACCTTTGCCAATGAGTCAATAAACTGACTGATAATCATTTTATTGTGGCTATGACTTAATGATCTCGCTCCCACACGTTATTAGCTCATATAACTCAAATTAACagtttggtggtcaaaggtcaaaggtcaagatcactgTGACATATTTTTGGTCATAACTTGAATTCATATGCTGATTAACTTCAGCTGGGCTGGTTGATGGAGACACACAGCTGTGAGGTGACAGCTTTAGGTTTATTTCTGCTTATGTTTTGCAGTGGTTAGCACCGTCACCTCACAGCAGGAAGGTTCTGGGTCTGAACCAGGGTTTGGCCCGG
Above is a window of Lates calcarifer isolate ASB-BC8 linkage group LG23, TLL_Latcal_v3, whole genome shotgun sequence DNA encoding:
- the LOC108892047 gene encoding elongation of very long chain fatty acids protein 6, producing the protein MNESELSSLPVEYDFERRFDERRALEWMQENWCTSFMFCGLYAALVFGGQHFMRERPKLNLRRPLALWSLSLAIFSIIGAFRTGLYMLHVLTTSGFRQSVCDTSFYSAPITKFWAYAFVLSKAPELGDTVFIVLRKQRLIFLHWYHHITVLLYSWYSYKDQVAGGGWFMTMNYMVHSFMYTYYAARAAGLRVPRPCAMIITATQILQMVMGLAVVGLVYYWMNEVRCPSNLGNITWGSLMYLSYLILFASFFYNSYLKGSSSGKGSKSE